From a single Ascaphus truei isolate aAscTru1 chromosome 2, aAscTru1.hap1, whole genome shotgun sequence genomic region:
- the LOC142487798 gene encoding uncharacterized protein LOC142487798 has protein sequence MGAQLQGEGLALLAPSSRVGLPGRGLGGPVGTGEGGQQVSHPDFPITLAEPQGVSRFRAPPLLPGYGLEVSGAVAQLAHPQITCQPGAKAGASAPVPLGSPPVMGRQCQGDGLTQVSLGSRLGIAREKQSEGRLQVGSQHQVSVGEEGQVVAGEGKQQVWQLELPLALVEPQGVSQISNPLLQPGYGLGVSWAVAGLWHPRDTCQPRAKAVASGEVPLSSSLVRERQGQEGRCTQVVPVSGLGLPRGERSEGGLQGGKQQESSAGAEVLGLGEARQGDTVEKGEIGGQWGVRQLAESRNGLGRQEVPCSDWPGVTPLTDSPGFPEVGLWGGRQPGAVARARGVQQRVLSPGQPRVATGRKGSTVEGRGVMLALAAVGVAGACFLAFSCERAGT, from the coding sequence atgggggcacagcttcagggagagggtctAGCCctgttagcacccagctctagggtaggattgcctgggagagggttgggtgggccagtgggaactggGGAAGGAGGACAGCAAGTGAGCcatccagatttccccattaccctggcagagcctcagggggtctctcggtTTAGAGCCCCACCGTTgttgcctggctatgggctggaggtatcaggggcagtAGCACAGTTagcccacccccagattacctgccagccaggagccaaggcaggtgcttctgcaccagtgcccctgggctcccctccggtaatggggaggcagtgtcagggagatggcctcactcaggtgtccttaGGGTCCAGGTTAGGAATAGCTAGGGAGAAGCAGAGTGAGGgcaggctgcaggtaggtagccaacACCAGGTCTCAGTAGGAGAAGAAGGGcaagtggtagccggggagggaaagcagcaggtatggcagctagagttgcCCCTTGCCCTGGtggagcctcagggggtctctcagatcagcaaccccctgttgcagcctggctatgggctgggggtatcatgggcggTGGCAGGCTTGTggcaccccagggatacctgccagccaagagctaaggcggttgcatctggagaggtgcccctgagctcatccctggtaagggagAGACAAGGTCAGgaaggtaggtgcactcaggtagttcctgtgtctgggttaggattgcctaggggggagcggagtgaaggtgggctgcagggaggtaagcagcaggagtcatcagcaggggctgaggtgctgggcctaggggaggctaggcagggagacactgtggagaagggggagataggaggtcagtggggtgtcaggcagctggcagaatctaggaatgggctaggtaggcaggaggtcccttgttcagactggccaggagtgacccccctgacagattccccagggttcccagaggtagggctgtggggaggtaggcagccaggagcagtagccagggctaggggggtacagcagagggttctgtccccagggcagccaagggtagctacagggaggaagggcagcacagtggaggggagaggagtgatgctggccctagcagccGTGGGGGTGGCAGGTGCTTGTTTCCTGGCCTTCAGTTGTGAGAGGGCAGGAACATAG